In one window of Skermanella rosea DNA:
- a CDS encoding nucleotidyltransferase family protein, translating into MTTLTHAMVLAAGLGLRMRPLTLERPKPLIPVAGKPLLDHALDRIAAAGIGTAVVNTHYKGEMIADHLAGRTSPRIVLSPEADLLETGGGIRQALPLLGTDPFLSVNSDILWLDGPTPAIDRLTRAWNPETMDALLLLHPAVAAFGYDGKGDFHMDPLGRLTRRRSGEIAPFVFAGVQILKPELFADVPSGAFSTNLIWDRLLESERLYGMRHDGLWFHVGTPASIAKVDEHLEVRPHHSES; encoded by the coding sequence ATGACGACCCTGACCCACGCCATGGTGCTGGCCGCCGGGCTCGGCCTGCGCATGCGGCCCTTGACGCTGGAACGGCCCAAGCCGCTGATCCCCGTGGCGGGGAAACCCCTGCTCGACCACGCGCTCGACCGCATCGCCGCCGCCGGCATCGGAACCGCCGTCGTGAACACCCACTACAAGGGCGAGATGATCGCGGACCACCTCGCGGGCCGCACGTCCCCCCGCATCGTCCTGTCGCCCGAGGCGGACCTGCTGGAGACCGGCGGCGGCATCCGGCAGGCCCTGCCGCTGCTCGGCACCGACCCGTTCCTGTCGGTCAATTCCGACATCCTGTGGCTCGACGGCCCCACCCCGGCCATCGACCGCCTGACCCGGGCCTGGAACCCGGAGACCATGGACGCCCTGCTGCTGCTCCACCCGGCCGTCGCCGCCTTCGGCTACGACGGCAAGGGCGACTTCCACATGGACCCGCTGGGCCGCCTGACCCGCCGCCGCAGCGGCGAGATCGCCCCCTTCGTCTTCGCCGGCGTCCAGATCCTCAAGCCGGAACTGTTCGCCGACGTGCCATCGGGCGCCTTCTCGACCAACCTGATCTGGGACCGGCTGCTGGAAAGCGAGCGGCTCTACGGGATGCGCCATGACGGCCTGTGGTTCCACGTCGGGACCCCGGCCAGCATCGCCAAGGTGGACGAGCACCTGGAAGTCCGGCCGCACCACAGCGAGTCCTGA
- a CDS encoding aminoglycoside phosphotransferase family protein, with protein MTPREDTITGFLAAQGWGDADRTALAGDASARRYLRLRRGTDSALLMDSPNPAEDVIPFVAISGLLQGFGLSAPHILAGEPEAGLLLIEDFGDATFTRLMDQGADPADLYRLAVDALVALHRRFDPARATPLGLPRYDAALFIEQVMLLADVYVPAALGRAATAEERADLERAWWATVPDAVGFGTSLMHRDYHVDNLMRLDGRPGASACGLLDFQNAGLGPISYDLVSLLEDARRDVPSDLAAAMLGHYLDAFPGLDRDAFLRSYAVLGAVRHTRIVAVFARLHLRDGRSGYLRHLPRVWRLLEAKLEHPALAPVRDWFDRTLPPPVRAPLFNPPTDLSKAPE; from the coding sequence GTGACCCCCCGCGAAGACACCATCACCGGCTTCCTGGCCGCGCAGGGCTGGGGCGATGCCGACCGCACGGCCCTGGCGGGCGACGCCTCGGCGCGGCGCTACCTCCGCCTCCGCCGCGGTACCGACAGCGCCCTGCTGATGGACTCGCCGAACCCGGCGGAGGACGTGATCCCCTTCGTCGCGATCTCCGGCCTGCTGCAAGGATTCGGCCTCTCGGCGCCGCACATCCTCGCCGGGGAGCCCGAGGCCGGCCTGCTGCTGATCGAGGATTTCGGCGACGCGACCTTCACCCGCCTGATGGACCAGGGCGCCGACCCCGCGGACCTCTACCGCCTGGCGGTGGACGCCCTCGTCGCCCTGCACCGGCGCTTCGACCCCGCCCGGGCAACTCCGCTCGGCCTGCCCCGCTACGACGCCGCCCTGTTCATCGAGCAGGTGATGCTGCTGGCCGACGTCTACGTCCCGGCCGCCCTGGGCCGCGCCGCCACCGCCGAGGAGCGCGCCGACCTGGAGCGGGCCTGGTGGGCGACCGTCCCCGACGCGGTAGGATTCGGCACGTCGCTGATGCACCGCGACTACCATGTGGACAACCTGATGCGGCTCGACGGCCGTCCGGGCGCATCCGCCTGCGGGCTGCTGGACTTCCAGAACGCCGGCCTCGGGCCGATCAGCTACGACCTCGTGTCGCTGCTGGAGGATGCCCGGCGCGACGTTCCGTCCGACTTGGCGGCTGCCATGCTGGGCCATTACCTGGACGCGTTCCCCGGCCTGGACCGCGACGCCTTCCTGCGTTCCTACGCCGTGCTGGGCGCCGTCCGGCACACCCGGATCGTGGCGGTCTTCGCCCGGCTGCATCTCCGCGACGGCCGTTCCGGCTATCTGCGCCACCTGCCCCGCGTCTGGCGCCTGCTGGAGGCGAAGCTGGAGCATCCGGCCCTGGCGCCGGTGCGCGACTGGTTCGACCGCACCCTGCCGCCCCCTGTCCGCGCTCCCCTTTTCAACCCGCCCACCGACCTTTCGAAAGCACCCGAATAA